One window of the Shewanella khirikhana genome contains the following:
- a CDS encoding DUF2721 domain-containing protein, with protein MHISLTTPALLFPAISLLLLAYTNRFFSLAALIRSLSSDDKPVHKSQIENLKKRIVIIRRMQEAGVTSFALCVLCMIFIYVGMNKTGSLIFGASLLLLLYSLILSVIEIRISVDALNIHLKEMSK; from the coding sequence CTGCACATATCGCTGACAACTCCGGCGCTGCTGTTTCCAGCTATCTCCCTGTTGCTGCTGGCATACACCAATCGATTCTTTTCGCTGGCGGCCTTGATCCGCAGCCTCTCCAGCGACGACAAACCGGTGCACAAAAGCCAAATTGAAAACCTGAAAAAGCGCATCGTGATTATCCGCAGAATGCAGGAGGCGGGCGTTACCAGCTTTGCCCTGTGCGTACTCTGTATGATTTTTATCTATGTCGGCATGAATAAAACCGGCTCGCTTATCTTTGGCGCCAGCCTGCTTCTGCTGCTTTATTCGCTGATCCTGTCGGTGATTGAAATCCGCATCTCGGTGGATGCCCTCAATATTCACCTGAAAGAGATGAGCAAATGA
- a CDS encoding TIGR01212 family radical SAM protein (This family includes YhcC from E. coli K-12, an uncharacterized radical SAM protein.), whose translation MAQSVSVSPGLDALVNTFGNDCRQRYGRRVRKLTLDAHFTCPNRDGNLGIGGCTFCHVPSFNSDDGERYNISAQLKRQMAERQDELFFIYFQAYTSTYDEVSVLKARYDEALSLGKVAGLFVGTRPDCVPDEVLDLLGSYRDCGIDVWLDLGLQSARDDTLRRINRGHGFAAYEDAVLRARARGIKVCTHLILGLPGESHDDYLFSHRRVLELGVDGLKLHPLHIVEGSTMARQWRAGRLTPLSLPDYADSAAELIRRTPANIIYHRVTAHARAPLLLAPDWCGHKWLGLTAITERLARLGGQGSLSDRPFIAATQSEIVC comes from the coding sequence GTGGCCCAATCTGTATCTGTGTCTCCAGGCCTTGATGCACTGGTGAATACCTTTGGCAATGATTGTCGGCAGCGTTATGGGCGCCGGGTGCGAAAACTGACCCTGGATGCACACTTCACCTGCCCAAACCGGGATGGCAATCTTGGCATTGGTGGCTGCACCTTCTGCCATGTGCCTTCTTTTAACAGCGACGATGGCGAGCGTTATAACATCAGCGCGCAGTTAAAACGGCAAATGGCAGAGCGCCAGGATGAGCTGTTTTTCATTTATTTTCAGGCTTATACTAGCACTTATGATGAAGTTTCGGTACTGAAAGCCCGCTATGACGAAGCGCTGTCGCTCGGTAAGGTGGCCGGGTTATTTGTCGGCACCCGCCCGGATTGCGTACCCGATGAGGTGCTGGATTTGCTCGGCAGTTACCGTGACTGCGGTATTGATGTCTGGCTCGACCTTGGTTTGCAGTCTGCCCGCGATGACACTCTGAGACGTATTAATCGTGGCCATGGTTTTGCCGCCTATGAGGATGCGGTGCTGCGCGCCCGCGCCAGGGGAATTAAGGTTTGTACCCATCTTATTCTCGGGCTGCCGGGCGAAAGCCATGATGATTACCTTTTCAGCCATCGCCGGGTGCTGGAGCTGGGCGTGGATGGGCTTAAGTTACATCCACTGCATATTGTTGAAGGCAGCACCATGGCCAGGCAGTGGCGTGCCGGTCGGCTGACGCCCCTGTCACTGCCTGACTATGCCGACAGCGCCGCCGAGCTTATTCGTCGCACCCCCGCCAATATCATCTATCACAGGGTAACTGCCCATGCCCGTGCGCCACTGTTGCTGGCGCCCGACTGGTGTGGCCACAAATGGTTGGGACTGACGGCCATCACCGAACGCTTGGCCAGACTGGGTGGTCAGGGCAGTCTCTCCGACAGGCCTTTTATCGCCGCGACTCAGTCTGAGATTGTCTGCTGA
- a CDS encoding cobalamin biosynthesis protein CobD/CbiB → MTNGQFVNQLIALDGALFEGFLILLCALPLARLAPLPREMQPLVWFGFLAKELAHKVNHPERGPRQQMIAGVMAAVLLVLPFWLIVTFLLDMAAFPWFFEFLILYLCLSDASFVQVADEVHRTLAHGNKEQAKKLLGQYLSRDTAELSEVGIAKATIEKLVTAPIYGTASTVFFFAIAGAPMVLLVRMLKQLELVWPPMVPKFRFFCAPINLLVSVLLYIPSWLWSLSLAIQGGPAGLGALFSHRRWQPLSNAIRSAYVAATVLNIELGGPQKFHGSRVAIDKVGAGPLPRAANIGDAIKLSNRACFTWFLFLVFMPIAWVVLRYLQTL, encoded by the coding sequence ATGACCAACGGCCAGTTTGTAAACCAGCTTATCGCTCTGGATGGAGCCCTGTTTGAGGGCTTCCTTATCCTGTTGTGCGCCCTGCCGCTGGCCAGACTGGCCCCCCTGCCCCGTGAAATGCAGCCGCTGGTGTGGTTTGGCTTTTTGGCCAAAGAACTGGCCCACAAGGTCAATCACCCCGAGCGTGGCCCCAGGCAGCAAATGATTGCCGGTGTTATGGCCGCCGTGCTGCTGGTCCTGCCCTTCTGGCTGATTGTGACCTTTCTTTTGGATATGGCCGCCTTCCCGTGGTTTTTCGAGTTTCTGATCCTCTACCTTTGCCTGTCCGATGCAAGTTTTGTCCAGGTGGCCGATGAGGTGCATCGCACCCTGGCCCACGGCAATAAGGAGCAGGCAAAAAAGCTGCTGGGGCAGTATCTTTCACGGGATACTGCCGAGCTGTCCGAAGTGGGGATTGCCAAGGCTACTATTGAAAAACTGGTGACGGCGCCCATCTACGGCACCGCCTCGACAGTGTTTTTCTTTGCCATTGCCGGCGCTCCCATGGTGCTGCTGGTTCGCATGCTCAAACAGCTGGAACTGGTGTGGCCGCCGATGGTGCCGAAGTTTCGCTTCTTTTGCGCCCCCATCAACCTGCTGGTGTCGGTGCTGCTGTATATCCCGTCATGGCTGTGGAGCCTGAGCCTGGCGATTCAGGGCGGCCCTGCGGGCCTTGGCGCCCTGTTTAGCCACAGACGCTGGCAACCCCTGTCCAATGCCATTCGCAGCGCCTATGTTGCGGCCACAGTGCTGAATATAGAACTTGGCGGCCCGCAGAAGTTCCATGGCAGCCGCGTCGCCATCGATAAAGTGGGCGCCGGGCCTCTGCCGAGGGCTGCCAATATCGGCGATGCCATTAAGCTTTCCAACCGCGCCTGTTTTACCTGGTTTTTGTTCCTGGTATTTATGCCCATCGCCTGGGTGGTACTCAGGTATCTGCAAACCCTGTAG
- a CDS encoding FAD-dependent oxidoreductase has protein sequence MSNDFQFIEVGRKDPSKQPIKLRSTQFIEIYQPFTQGQVNEQADRCLDCGNPYCEWKCPLHNYIPNWLKLAKQGRIMEAADLVHETNTLPEICGRVCPQDRLCEGACTLNDDFGAVTIGNVEKYITDTAIAQGWRPDMSKVTPRTEKVAIVGAGPAGLGCADILARNGIKAVVFDKYPQIGGLLTYGIPSFKLDKSVMQTRRQVLEGMGIEFRLGVTVGKDIAFSDLLKDYDAVFLGMGTYSAMKAGLPGEDADGVLQALPYLIGNTMELLGQQSEQNPYINLAGKKVVVLGGGDTAMDCVRTAVRQGASQVTCAYRRDEQNMPGSRREVQNAREEGVNFLFNRQPVAIKTENGKVVGIECVETQMGEADANGRRSAEPIPGSEQLLEADAIIIAFGFQPSPAPWFADFGIQLDDKGRVKAPKVADNPFQTSNPKVFAGGDMVRGSDLVVTAIAEGRDAALGILNFLETATA, from the coding sequence ATGAGTAACGATTTTCAGTTCATTGAAGTGGGCCGCAAGGATCCATCCAAGCAACCAATCAAGTTGCGCTCTACACAGTTTATTGAAATTTATCAGCCCTTTACTCAAGGCCAGGTAAATGAGCAGGCGGACCGTTGCCTCGATTGCGGCAACCCTTACTGCGAATGGAAGTGCCCGCTGCACAACTACATCCCCAACTGGCTCAAACTGGCCAAGCAGGGACGCATTATGGAAGCGGCGGATCTGGTGCACGAAACCAACACCCTGCCGGAAATTTGCGGCCGGGTTTGTCCTCAGGACAGACTCTGTGAAGGCGCCTGCACCCTGAACGACGACTTCGGCGCCGTGACCATCGGCAACGTGGAAAAGTACATCACCGACACCGCCATCGCCCAGGGCTGGCGCCCGGATATGAGCAAGGTCACCCCTCGCACTGAGAAGGTCGCCATTGTGGGTGCCGGCCCTGCCGGTCTTGGCTGCGCCGATATCCTCGCCCGCAACGGCATCAAGGCGGTAGTGTTCGACAAGTATCCGCAGATCGGTGGCCTGCTGACCTACGGCATTCCCTCGTTCAAGCTGGATAAATCGGTGATGCAAACCCGCCGTCAGGTACTCGAAGGCATGGGGATCGAGTTTCGTTTGGGGGTCACCGTTGGCAAAGACATCGCCTTCAGTGACTTGCTGAAAGACTATGACGCCGTGTTCCTCGGCATGGGAACCTACAGCGCCATGAAGGCCGGTTTACCCGGTGAAGACGCCGATGGCGTGCTGCAGGCGCTGCCCTACCTTATCGGCAACACCATGGAGCTGCTCGGCCAGCAGAGCGAGCAAAACCCCTACATCAACCTCGCCGGTAAGAAGGTTGTGGTGCTGGGCGGCGGTGATACCGCCATGGACTGTGTGCGCACCGCAGTGCGTCAGGGCGCAAGCCAGGTAACCTGTGCTTATCGCCGCGACGAACAAAACATGCCCGGCTCCCGCCGCGAGGTGCAAAATGCCCGCGAAGAAGGCGTAAACTTCCTGTTTAACCGCCAGCCAGTGGCCATCAAGACCGAAAACGGCAAGGTGGTGGGCATCGAATGCGTGGAAACCCAAATGGGCGAAGCCGATGCCAATGGCCGCCGCAGCGCCGAGCCCATCCCCGGCAGCGAGCAGCTGCTTGAGGCCGATGCCATCATCATCGCCTTTGGCTTCCAGCCAAGCCCCGCCCCCTGGTTTGCCGACTTTGGCATCCAGCTCGATGACAAGGGTCGGGTCAAGGCGCCCAAGGTGGCCGACAATCCATTCCAAACCAGCAACCCCAAGGTGTTTGCCGGTGGCGATATGGTGCGCGGCTCAGATCTGGTGGTAACCGCTATCGCCGAAGGCCGCGATGCGGCACTTGGGATCCTCAACTTCCTAGAGACGGCAACCGCCTGA
- a CDS encoding Hpt domain-containing protein has translation MATAELDKILDLNTLEQYCSAIGAGTLLKSVVLFEQLMPEYVGNLVKAKEAGDKDTLCSEAHKFKGAAGSVGLKRIQQYAQLLQHGEDSAWETGHNEWLQAISSNAFDDLAALKDFLQSKA, from the coding sequence ATGGCAACTGCTGAACTGGACAAGATCCTGGATCTCAATACGCTGGAACAATACTGCAGCGCTATCGGTGCCGGGACCCTGCTCAAGAGTGTGGTACTGTTTGAACAGTTGATGCCCGAGTATGTGGGCAACCTGGTGAAGGCGAAGGAAGCAGGCGACAAAGATACCCTGTGTTCTGAAGCACATAAGTTTAAAGGCGCAGCCGGCAGTGTGGGCCTGAAGCGTATCCAGCAATATGCTCAGCTGTTGCAGCACGGCGAAGACTCAGCTTGGGAAACCGGTCACAATGAATGGCTGCAGGCCATTTCAAGTAATGCTTTTGACGACCTTGCTGCACTGAAAGATTTTCTGCAATCCAAAGCCTGA
- a CDS encoding 5'-methylthioadenosine/adenosylhomocysteine nucleosidase: MKIGIIGAMEPEVAHLIAALHSPKSSTIAGIEFTEGELHGKQVIVTRSGIGKVAAALATTLLIDKFAPDFVINTGSAGGFVDSLTIGDVVIASEVRYHDVDVTAFGYEIGQMAQQPAAFVSDARLVNAAKAAVASLGEVKTIEGLICTGDSFICDPVRTAKMRADFPTMAACEMEGAAIGQICHQFGTPFVVIRSLSDNANNDSPVDFDSYLVKAGHHSALMVMALIEGL; this comes from the coding sequence ATGAAAATCGGTATTATCGGCGCCATGGAGCCGGAAGTAGCCCACCTGATTGCGGCACTGCATTCCCCCAAGTCCAGCACCATCGCCGGCATCGAGTTCACCGAGGGTGAACTGCACGGCAAGCAGGTTATTGTAACCCGCTCCGGCATCGGCAAAGTGGCCGCCGCCCTCGCCACCACCCTGCTTATCGACAAGTTTGCACCTGATTTTGTTATCAATACCGGCTCTGCCGGTGGTTTTGTTGACAGCCTGACCATTGGTGATGTGGTGATTGCCAGCGAAGTGCGCTACCACGATGTGGACGTTACCGCCTTCGGTTATGAAATCGGTCAAATGGCCCAGCAGCCAGCCGCATTCGTCAGTGACGCCCGCCTGGTGAACGCCGCCAAGGCCGCCGTTGCCAGCCTCGGTGAAGTGAAAACCATTGAAGGCCTTATCTGCACCGGCGACAGTTTTATCTGCGACCCTGTGCGCACCGCCAAGATGCGCGCTGACTTCCCCACCATGGCCGCCTGTGAAATGGAAGGCGCCGCCATCGGTCAGATTTGCCATCAGTTCGGCACCCCCTTCGTGGTGATCCGCTCGCTGTCTGACAATGCCAATAATGACAGTCCGGTCGATTTCGACTCATACTTGGTGAAAGCAGGGCATCACTCCGCCCTGATGGTCATGGCGCTTATCGAGGGTCTTTAA
- the gltB gene encoding glutamate synthase large subunit, protein MSLYHPSFERDNCGFGLIAQMDGEASHRIVRTAITGLDRMKHRGGIASDGRTGDGCGLLMQLPIKFFEAIAAENDWHLSRKFAVGMFFLSQDEERVAATRFLLERELEKETLCIAGWREVPVNPDVLGDIGKSSLPRIVQVLINAPIGWREKDLERRLYMARRRLEQQMTADPDFYVASLSGQVIVYKGLMMPADLPAFYPDLADIRLESAICLFHQRFSTNTSPKWPLAQPFRYLAHNGEINTITGNRQWARARAYKFNSPLLPDLQQAAPFVNETGSDSSSLDNMLEMLLSGGMDLYRAMRLLIPPAWQSNPEMDEELKAFYDFNSMHMEPWDGPAGIVMTNGRHAACAVDRNGLRPSRYVITKDRILTLASEVGIWDYQPDEVVEKGRVGPGELLVLDTLNGRLYQSFEIDNDLKRRHPYKEWMAKNSRTLKPAEQMTGEQHGASEFSRDTLLQYQKLFGYSREELEQVIWVLARQGEEAVGSMGDDTPMAVLSKKQRSLYDYFRQKFAQVTNPPIDPLREKHVMSLATCVGREQNLFNETTGNAYRVMFNSPVLLYSDFNQLMSLDKAYYRANIVDLNYDPAEGLENAIRRITDDAERLARTGTTLLVLSDRAVAKNRQVIPAAMAVGAVQQMLVSKSLRCDTNIIVETASARDPHHFAVLLGFGATAIYPYLVYESIADMAKRNDADDMVALMLNFRYGIEKGLRKIMSKMGISTVASYRCSQQFEAIGLARDVIELCFKGVVSRIEGVSFDHLARDQKQLHLAAFRPHVALPQGGLLKYVEGGEYHAFNPDVVNTLQASLHGRDYDKYKEFARLVDERPVAMLRDLFSVKGTDAAIELAKVEEAKSLYPRFDSAAMSIGALSPEAHEALAIAMNRLGGRSNSGEGGEDPRRFGTEKNSAIKQIASGRFGVTAHYLVNAEVLQIKVAQGAKPGEGGQLPGHKVSVEIAGLRYARPGVTLISPPPHHDIYSIEDLAQLIFDLKQINPKALVSVKLVSEPGIGTIATGVAKAYADMITVSGYDGGTGASPITSVKYAGSPWELGLAEVHQSLVENGLRHKIRLQVDGGLKTGTDVIKAALLGAESFGFGTVPMIALGCKYLRICHLNNCATGVATQDKNLRDNHYHGLPERVMTYFEFVAEEVREWMARLGVSRFEDLVGRSEWLQALQGETEKQHGLDLSPILYQPDVREGSARTWLETNPPADNGELNQRLVKDAEAAVAAGESFSAAYSINNTDRSVGATLSGIIASQWGLSGAKAPISLSFNGTAGQSFGVWNAPGLDMSLCGDANDYVGKGMSGGKLSIYPPIGSAFQSERTAIVGNTCLYGATGGKFFAAGQAGERFGVRNSGAVAVVEGLGDNGCEYMTGGIVVVLGKTGVNFGAGMTGGFAYVFDQFGRFNRRVNTEMVDTQKVESVIHQKHLKGLIEEHVAETGSEHARAILSDFDNWLDCFVLVKPKNVAVADLLKLEKPNPELAVKAG, encoded by the coding sequence ATGAGCTTGTATCATCCCAGTTTTGAGCGGGACAATTGTGGATTCGGTCTGATAGCCCAGATGGACGGAGAGGCCAGCCATCGCATTGTGCGTACCGCCATCACGGGACTGGATCGCATGAAACACCGAGGCGGTATTGCCTCAGATGGTCGCACCGGTGACGGCTGTGGCCTGCTCATGCAGCTGCCCATCAAGTTCTTTGAGGCCATTGCCGCCGAGAACGACTGGCACCTTTCCCGTAAATTTGCCGTGGGCATGTTCTTTTTAAGCCAGGATGAAGAACGCGTTGCCGCTACCCGTTTCCTGCTCGAGCGTGAGCTGGAAAAAGAAACCCTGTGCATTGCCGGTTGGCGCGAAGTGCCGGTTAACCCGGACGTGCTGGGTGATATCGGCAAATCCAGTCTGCCCCGCATTGTACAGGTGCTGATCAACGCCCCCATCGGCTGGCGTGAAAAAGATCTGGAACGTCGCCTCTATATGGCCCGTCGTCGCCTCGAGCAGCAAATGACTGCCGACCCCGACTTTTATGTGGCCAGCCTTTCCGGTCAGGTGATTGTGTACAAGGGCCTGATGATGCCCGCCGATCTGCCTGCCTTCTATCCAGACCTGGCCGACATTCGTCTGGAAAGCGCTATCTGCCTGTTCCACCAGCGCTTTTCAACCAACACCTCGCCCAAGTGGCCACTGGCGCAGCCATTTCGCTACCTGGCGCACAACGGTGAAATCAACACCATCACCGGCAACCGTCAATGGGCCCGTGCCCGTGCGTACAAATTCAACTCGCCACTGCTGCCCGATTTGCAGCAGGCAGCGCCCTTTGTAAACGAAACCGGCTCCGACTCATCCTCACTGGATAACATGCTGGAAATGCTGCTCTCCGGCGGTATGGATCTGTACCGCGCCATGCGTTTGCTGATCCCGCCCGCATGGCAAAGTAACCCAGAGATGGACGAAGAGCTGAAAGCCTTCTACGACTTTAACTCCATGCACATGGAGCCCTGGGACGGCCCGGCCGGCATTGTAATGACCAATGGCCGCCACGCCGCCTGCGCCGTGGACCGTAACGGCCTGCGTCCATCACGTTATGTGATCACCAAAGACCGTATCCTGACCCTGGCTTCGGAAGTGGGCATTTGGGACTACCAGCCCGACGAAGTGGTCGAAAAAGGCCGTGTGGGCCCGGGCGAACTGCTGGTGCTCGATACCCTTAACGGCCGTCTGTACCAGTCGTTTGAGATTGATAACGACCTCAAGCGCCGCCACCCCTACAAGGAGTGGATGGCGAAAAACAGCCGCACCCTGAAACCGGCCGAACAGATGACCGGCGAGCAGCACGGCGCAAGTGAGTTCAGCCGTGACACCCTGCTGCAATATCAAAAGCTGTTTGGTTACAGCCGTGAAGAACTCGAACAGGTGATTTGGGTTCTGGCTCGTCAGGGCGAAGAAGCCGTGGGCTCCATGGGCGACGATACCCCCATGGCAGTGCTGTCGAAAAAGCAGCGTTCCCTGTACGACTACTTCCGTCAGAAGTTTGCCCAGGTCACCAACCCACCTATCGATCCACTGCGTGAAAAGCACGTGATGTCGCTGGCCACCTGCGTTGGCCGTGAGCAAAACCTGTTTAACGAAACCACGGGCAATGCCTACCGGGTGATGTTCAACTCTCCGGTACTGCTGTACTCCGACTTCAACCAGTTGATGTCGCTCGATAAAGCCTACTATCGTGCCAATATCGTGGATCTCAACTACGACCCGGCCGAAGGCCTGGAAAACGCCATTCGCCGCATCACCGACGATGCCGAGCGTCTGGCACGTACCGGCACCACGTTGCTGGTGCTCTCAGACCGCGCTGTGGCCAAGAATCGTCAGGTGATCCCTGCCGCCATGGCCGTGGGTGCAGTGCAGCAGATGCTGGTGTCCAAGAGCCTGCGCTGCGACACCAACATCATTGTTGAAACCGCGTCTGCCCGGGATCCTCACCACTTTGCGGTATTGCTGGGCTTTGGTGCCACGGCCATCTACCCCTATCTGGTGTATGAATCAATCGCTGACATGGCCAAGCGCAACGACGCCGACGACATGGTCGCCCTGATGCTGAACTTCCGTTACGGCATCGAAAAGGGACTGCGCAAAATCATGTCCAAGATGGGGATCAGCACTGTGGCCTCTTACCGCTGCAGCCAACAATTTGAAGCCATTGGTCTTGCCCGTGACGTGATTGAGCTCTGCTTCAAAGGCGTAGTGAGCCGTATCGAAGGCGTCAGCTTCGATCATCTGGCCAGGGATCAGAAACAGCTGCATCTGGCAGCTTTCCGCCCCCATGTGGCGCTGCCTCAGGGCGGTCTGCTCAAGTACGTGGAAGGTGGCGAATACCACGCTTTCAACCCGGATGTGGTTAACACCCTGCAGGCCTCCCTCCATGGCCGCGACTACGACAAATACAAGGAGTTCGCCCGCCTGGTGGACGAGCGTCCGGTGGCCATGCTGCGTGACCTTTTCAGCGTAAAAGGCACAGACGCCGCCATCGAACTGGCCAAGGTAGAAGAGGCCAAGTCACTGTATCCGCGCTTTGACAGCGCCGCCATGAGTATCGGCGCCCTGAGTCCGGAAGCCCACGAGGCGCTGGCCATTGCCATGAACCGCCTTGGTGGCCGCTCCAACTCAGGTGAAGGTGGTGAAGATCCACGTCGTTTCGGCACCGAGAAAAACTCTGCCATCAAGCAGATTGCCTCTGGTCGCTTTGGTGTCACCGCCCACTATCTGGTTAACGCCGAAGTGCTGCAAATCAAGGTGGCACAGGGCGCCAAGCCCGGTGAAGGCGGTCAGTTGCCCGGCCATAAGGTGAGTGTTGAGATTGCCGGTCTGCGGTATGCGCGCCCCGGTGTGACCCTGATTTCGCCGCCGCCGCACCACGATATTTATTCGATTGAAGATCTGGCGCAGCTGATTTTCGATTTGAAGCAAATCAATCCCAAGGCACTGGTAAGCGTCAAGCTGGTATCTGAACCCGGCATCGGCACCATTGCCACCGGTGTGGCCAAGGCGTACGCCGATATGATCACCGTATCCGGCTATGACGGTGGCACGGGCGCGAGCCCCATCACCTCGGTGAAATATGCCGGCTCCCCCTGGGAGCTGGGTCTGGCCGAAGTACATCAATCTCTGGTGGAAAACGGCCTGCGCCACAAAATCCGCCTGCAGGTGGATGGTGGTCTCAAGACCGGCACAGACGTTATCAAGGCTGCGCTGCTGGGCGCCGAGAGCTTCGGTTTCGGCACTGTGCCCATGATTGCCCTTGGCTGTAAGTACCTGCGTATTTGCCACCTGAACAACTGCGCCACCGGCGTGGCGACTCAGGACAAGAACCTGCGGGACAACCACTACCACGGCTTGCCTGAGCGGGTAATGACCTACTTCGAGTTCGTGGCCGAGGAAGTGCGTGAGTGGATGGCCAGGCTGGGCGTAAGCCGCTTTGAAGATCTGGTGGGCCGCAGCGAATGGCTGCAGGCGCTTCAGGGCGAGACCGAGAAGCAACATGGTCTGGACTTGTCTCCGATCCTGTATCAGCCGGACGTGCGCGAAGGTTCTGCCCGCACCTGGCTGGAAACCAACCCGCCCGCCGACAATGGCGAGCTGAACCAGCGTCTGGTGAAAGATGCCGAAGCGGCCGTGGCCGCTGGCGAGAGCTTCAGCGCGGCCTACAGCATCAACAACACCGACCGTTCTGTGGGTGCCACGCTGTCGGGGATTATCGCCAGCCAGTGGGGCCTCAGCGGTGCCAAGGCGCCAATCAGCCTGTCGTTTAACGGCACCGCCGGTCAAAGCTTCGGCGTATGGAATGCCCCCGGCCTTGATATGAGCCTGTGCGGCGATGCCAACGATTACGTCGGCAAAGGCATGTCCGGCGGCAAGCTGTCTATCTACCCGCCTATCGGCAGCGCCTTCCAGAGTGAGCGCACCGCCATTGTGGGTAACACCTGCCTCTATGGCGCCACCGGCGGCAAGTTCTTTGCCGCTGGTCAGGCGGGCGAGCGTTTCGGCGTGCGTAACTCCGGCGCCGTCGCCGTGGTGGAAGGTCTGGGTGACAACGGCTGCGAATACATGACCGGCGGCATAGTGGTGGTACTCGGCAAGACAGGGGTGAACTTCGGTGCCGGTATGACAGGTGGTTTTGCCTACGTATTCGACCAGTTCGGCCGCTTTAACCGTCGGGTGAATACCGAGATGGTCGACACCCAAAAGGTGGAGTCTGTTATCCATCAGAAGCACCTCAAGGGGCTGATTGAAGAGCACGTGGCCGAAACCGGCAGCGAACACGCCCGGGCCATCCTGAGCGACTTCGATAACTGGCTCGATTGCTTCGTGCTGGTGAAACCCAAAAACGTGGCGGTGGCCGACTTGCTCAAGCTGGAAAAGCCAAACCCTGAACTGGCAGTAAAAGCGGGATAA